TGAGTCCATTCACCGCCACGCGGGAGTTCATCCTGCGGAGCATCCAGCAGTCCGTCCTGGCCGGTGAGTTCCGCAATGCCTGCCTCTGCTACAACCACAGCACCCTGATTCCCCTGGTCGTGGGACGAGAGCTGGCGGAGGTGCAACGCGAGGCCCTCGCGGGCTACGACTTCGCGTCCAAGGTGGGCTTCTGGGATGTCGCCCAGACGATGGTGGTCTGGCAACGCTTCGTGGCGCAGCTCCAAGGCCGCTCCGACTCCCTCGCCACCCTCAACGGAGATGGGTTCGAGGAGAGGGCCTTCGAGGCGCGGCTCCTCGAGGGCGCGGTCGTTCCACTGCGCTCCAGCTATCTCATCGTGAAGGCGATGGCGCGCTTCATCTGTGGCGCACAGGAGGAAGCACACCAGGCACTCGAGAGCGCCTCGGAGCTGATCTGGTCCAACACCGGACAGCTCTTCTCCTACCTCTACCAGCTCTTCCGGGCGCTGACCCTGGCGGCGCGCTGCCGGGACGCCCCGCCATCGCGGCGGCGCGAATACCTGGAGCGAATCGAGCAACACCACCGGCAACTGGCCGAGTGGGCCGGGAACTGCCCGGAGAACTTCCGCGCGGCCGAGAGACTGGTGTACGCCGAGTGGGCGCGCCTGAACGAGCAGCCCGACCAGGCCAGCCTCGCGTACGAGGAGGCCATTCGCTCCGCCCGCGAGCAGGGCTCGCTGCTGAACGTGGCCCTGGCGAGTGAACTGACCGCGCGCTTCTGGAAGGAGCGAGGGCTGTTCACCACCGCCGTCCTCTTCGCGAGGGAGGCCCGGGAGAACTGGTGGCTCTGGGGGGCCGACGGCAAGGCACGGCAGATGGAGGAGAAGTGGCCCGCCCTGGGCTCGCCCTCCGCGAAAGTACCGGGCGCCAGCACGAGCTGCGACACCCAGACCAGTCACCTGGATGCGCTCTCCATCGTCAAGGCCCAGCAGGCCATCTCCAGCGAAATCGTCCTGGAGCGGCTGGTGAATACCCTCATGCGGGTGGCGCTGGAGAACGCCGGCGCCCAGCGCGGCGCGCTCCTGGTGCCGCGCCAGGACACGCTGGAGGTGGCGGCCCTCGTGGACACCTTCTCGACCCAGGCCTTGCTGGAGGGAGAGCACGCCCGGCCCCTGCCCTGGACGCTGCTGACGTACGTGCGGCGCTCGGGCGAGCACGTCCTCATCAACGACACCGCCCAGCCCCACCCCTTCTCCGCCGATGCGTACCTCTCCAGCGGTCCGGCGCGCAGCGTGCTGTGTCTCCCCCTCGGACGCCCCGAGGAGCTCAGCGGGCTGTTGTACCTGGAGAACGACCTGGCGACCGAGGCCTTCTCCCCGGGCCGCATCGTGCTGCTCCGGCACCTCGCCTCCCAGGCCGCCATCTCCATGGAGAACGCGAGCCTGTACGCGGAGGTGCGGCGGGCCGAGGCGGCCCTGCGCCAGTCCAATGACGAGCTGGAGCAGCGCGTGGAGGCACGCACTCGCGAGCTGAAGCAGGCCCAGTCACACCTGGTGGAGACGGCGCGCGTGGCGGGCATGGCGGAGATCGCCTCCAACATCCTCCACGAGGCCGGCAATGCCCTCACCAGCGTGGTGGTGGACACGGATCTGATCCGAGACTCGGTGGATGCCTCGCGCGTGGGCCGGGTGAAGCAGGTCGCGGATCTGCTCGTGGCGAGCCAGGATCACCTGGTGGACTTCCTCACCGGGGATCCACGCGGCAGCCTCCTGCCGGGCTACCTGTCCACGCTCGCGGGCGAGTTGCTGCGCGAGCAGGAGTCGTTGAAGAGCAGCCTCGAGTCCCTGCACGGGCACGTGAGCCGGGTGGGAACCATCATCCAGACCCAGCGCACCTACGCGACGTCCACGGTGCTCACGGACGAGTGTGACCTGACCGGGCTGGTGGAGGAAGCCCTGCACATGCTGGCCGCGCGGCAATTCCCCATGTCGGTGACGAAGGAACTCACCGCGCTGCCCAAGGCGCGGGTGGACAGGCATCGCGTGTTGCAGATCCTCATGAACCTGCTCAACAACGCCCGCGCGGCGCTGGAGTCCGTGCCCGAGGAAGCGCGGCACCTGACGGTGCGGCTGACGGCGGAGGGCGGCTGGGCCCACCTCCAGGTGGTGGACAATGGCGAGGGCCTGACCGAGGAAGTCCGCGAGCGGCTCTTCACGCAAGGCTTCAGCACCCGCAAGGACACCTACGGCACCGGCCTGCACTCCAGCGCCCTGGCGGCCCGGCTGCTGGGCGGACGGCTCACACTGGAGAGCGACGGACCGGGCCGGGGCGTCACCGCCACCCTCGAGCTGCCCCTTGGGGGCACCCGCCGCGAAGCCTGAGGTTCACCCCGCGCGTGGGTGGGGGGCTCATGGGCTCCGGGGCTGGCGCCCCGCGGTCTTCTTGAGGAGGCTGCGGGACACGTCGTGCTCGTTCCTGGAGGAATCCGTGTTCCCTCGTGCTCTCGGCGGCGGCCTGGCCGCCAGTCTCGCCCTTCTCCCGCTCGCCGCCTGGAGCCAACAGACAGACACCACGCCACCGAGTCCGGGGACCGTCTGGGATGGAATCGGCATCGATCGGGACGAGCTGGACTACGCCGGCATCCTTCAGGCCGACTGGGGCCAGTCGCCTCGCTTCTCCGATCCCGAGTCGGACATCATTGCCTATTCGATAGGCGTCGGTACCCGGCCGTGTAGCACCGAGGTGCACGCGTACAAATCCGTCGGGCTGATCTTGTCGTACACCCTGTTCGACCTCAACCTCATCCCCGGGCAGCGCTACTACGTCACCATCCGCGCGACCAACGGCGCGGGATTGGCCACCCATGTGTCCTCGGATGGTGTCCTCATCCTGCCCAAGGACGGAAACACGGACGGAGCACCCGCCCCGCTTCCCGGCGGGGAGTGCACCCCGGGGGGCCCCATCCCCACCCCCGACGCGGGGTCCGATGGCGGTGCTCCGGACACTCCGCCGGACGCGGGAAGCCCTCCCGACGCGGGAATCTCCCCCGACGCGGGCACACCCGATGACGGCGGCACGTTGGAGGCGCCCCTGGGCTGGGGCTGCACCACGGGCGGCCCCGGGGGACTCGCGATGATGGCCCTGTCGGTGCTCGGGCTCGTCATCCGCCTCCGGCGTGTCCGGCCACGGTGACCGCCCTTCCCCCTCCAGAGGGCGGCCAACCAGGGCAGCAGCCACCACTCACCGGGGGTGGGACACGTGTGGGCCGAAACGGTACAGAGGGGCCATGACGACTCCTCCCCGATTCAAGGCCGCGGCCGTGCAGGCCGCTCCCGCGTTCCTCGATCTCGACGCCGGTGTGGACAAGGCCGAGCGCCTCATCGCCGAGGCCGCCAGCCAGGGGGCCGCGCTCATCGCCTTCCCGGAGACGTGGCTGCCCGGCTATCCGTTCTGGATCTGGCTCGGCGCGCCCGCGTGGGGCATGCGCTTCGTGCAGCGCTACTTCGACCAATCGCTCATGGTGGACGGTCCGCACATGGCGCGGCTGCGCGAGGCGGCCCGGCGCCACGGCATCCACGTGGTGATGGGCTACAGCGAGCGCTCCGGGTCCAGCCTCTACATGGGCCAGGCCCTCATCGGCCCGGAGGGCGGACTCATCGCCGCGCGGCGCAAGCTCAAGCCCACGCACGCCGAGCGCACGGTGTTCGGCGAGGGTGATGGTGGAGACCTGAAGGTGCACACCACGGCGCTCGGCCGGTTGGGCGCGCTCAACTGCTGGGAGCACGTCCAGCCGCTGGTGAAGCAGGCGATGTTCACCCAGGGCGAGCAGCTCCACGTGGGCTCCTGGCCCAGCTTCTCGCTGTACCGCGACATGGCGTACGCGCTCGGCCCCGAGGTGAACCTCGCCGCCAGCCGCATGTACGCGGTGGAGGGCAGTTGCTTCGTCATCGGCGCGTGCGCCACGGTCTCCGAGGAGATGACGGCGCTGCTGTGCGATGCACCGGACCGGGCGAAGATGCTGCTGCCCGGAGGTGGCTTCTCGATGATCTTCGGCCCGGATGGCCGGCCCCTGGCGCAGCCGCTGGACGAGCGCGCCGAGGGGCTCGTGTACGCGGACATCGACCTGGGGCTCATCCCGCTCGCCAAGGCCGTGGCCGACCCCGTGGGGCACTACTCGCGTCCGGACGTGCTCCGACTGATGTTCAACGCCACCCCCCATCAACTCACGGAGCGCTTCGACGGGCGCTTCGACACGGAACCGAACCAGGCCGGCAAGCCCTGACCTCGACGAGGCAGCGACCTGGTGTCCCTGGCTCACGAATGCCCTGCCCTGCTGGACCTCTGGCCGATTCCTGTTCCTGGGGCGAGCTTCCGGCGGGGGTTCATTCAATGATTGTCGTCGTTCTGGCACTCGTCATGGCGCAGACACCAACGCCCTGTCTGGAGCGCTATCGCGCCCTGCAGCCTGGTTGTCCCGGATTGGCGAGCTGCCCTTCGACCGAGCCGGAGGCCTGTGCTCGCCTGAGCAGCACCTTCGCGGTGGATGAATCGCGCCTCGGACTTCGCATCCAGGAGGACGAGGCCGTCGAGGTCGTTCATCGCGAGGCGATCCAACCGATCCTCGGTGCGGGACTCGCCGGCACGCCCGGCCAGATCGATGCCCCGGCCCAGGTCCAGACGGTAGGGCTCATAGGGGCCTCGCTGGGCATCGTCGCCACCCCTACCAACCGCGTCGGGCTCTTGTCCCTCTCGGTCAACCCGCTCGCCATCTCGAGCAAGGGTCGAGGCTCCTCCGTGCGGCTGTCGCGCCTCTTCGATGTCAGCGTCGCACTGTCCGCGTCCCTGATGGAGCCGTTCCTCCCCGAGCTCATCGGCTTGAGGGCCAACCTCGACTTCGTCGGTGCCGCGGTGGCCCACCGCGAGTTCAATACCCTGTCGACCACGCTGCTCCAGGCCACGCGACGGGTGTTCACCACGGAGGGCTGGTTTCGCGAGGACTTGAGGCGCGCGCTCGACACGCTCACTCCCGAGCAGCGCGCACGGTGTCTCGATGCCCTCTTCGCGGTTCCCGTCACGCTCGACGGGCTCGCCTCCTGCTCCCCGGAGCTTCCCGCGCGCCTCCTGGCCGCGGCGTCCGCGAGCGCCCCGTACCAGAAGGCCCTCGACGACTTCCAGGATGCACTCGACTCCTCTCATGGAGGGCTCAACGTGCAGCTAGATGTTCCCGCGACCCCGTCCAGCACCGTGCCCTTTCGAGCGGCGCTCCTGGGCGCCGGAACGTTCGGCCTCGTCGGGGACGCACGCGCCCCGTGGCGGCTCGACGCCATGGCCTCGCTCGGACCGGACTGCCTGCTTCTACCTGGCGACAGTGCCCTGGGCGTGAGCCTGGCCGCCGCGCTGGCCGTGAAGGCACGGCTCGCACGAGGCCTGCCAAGACTGCATTCGAGCATCGGGTTGAGGGGTCATGTCGGCCAGGCCGCGCAGGTGCGTGTCCTCAGCCTCGCGAGCCGGCCTGGCAATTACCTACAAGCCCAGTGGGGTGCCAGCCTTCCTCTCTGGAGGAGCGGGTTGACCATGTCCGGTGGCCTGAACTGGACCCTCGTGGGGAGGGAGTCCGGGCAAATGGCGTTCGCCCTGAACCTCCTCTACTCGCTGCCGGGTGGGGAGCGATGACACTCCATCACAGTAAAGAGGAGCGTCATGGGCACGCAGCAACGAACACCCCCGTCGGAACCACTCCGGGAAACACTCGAGCTGCTGCTCGCCAGGGCCGATGATCATCAGCCCAGCCTGCCCTCCGGGCTCGATCCGGAGTCCGTCCAGGGCGCCCCCCGGCCCGAGCGGTTGCCGCGCCGGGCGGAAGTTCCCCTGCTCGACAGACCCGACGCGGACCCCAATGCCTTACCCGAGCAGCGCTGGGGCGTGATCGCGCCCGAAGGGAGTGAGGGGGACGCACTGCTGCGAGCCATTGCCCCGCTGGTGGAGCACCGGGCGCGGCAACAGGACGCGGAGGTGAAGATCTACCGGGTGCGCCCGGACATGGACGCGGCCCAGGCGGTCACCTGGAGGGAACGGGTGTATCGGGACGAGCGCGTCCCCGCCGAGGAGCGGCCCAGGTACCTGCTGGTGCTCGGAAGTCCGGAGCAGGTCTCCTTCGAGCTCCAGCACGTGTTGGCCCAGGGCGCCTTCGTGGGACGATTGCACTTCGCGACGCCGGAAGGCACTCCGGACCTCGCAGGCCTCGGGGCCTATGTGGACAAGGTGCTGGCCCATGAGCACTCCACCGAGCAGGCCGAGGCCGCCGACGTCCTGCTCTACACGGCCTCGGATGAGTCGAAGGCCACCGTCCAGGGCCACCAGCTCCTGATGGAGCCCTGCCGGAAGATGGTGGAGACGAGATGGCTCCCCAAGCAGTTGGCGAGGCGGCTCCAGGTCCTCCGCGGTGAGGAGTCGGAGGCGCTGCCACGCGTGGCTGGCGCGGCGCGCTCTGGGGTGTTGCTCTCGGTGTCACATGGGCTGGGGGCACCGAAGGGAGGATGGGCCTCCGCCGAGAAACAGCGGGCGAGGCAGGGAGCCCTCTGTCTGACGCCCGAGTTGGAGCTCACCGCGGACACGGTCCGGCAGCTCCCGTTCCTCCCCGGGGGCATGTGGTTCTGCGTGGCGTGCTTCGGGGCGGCGACTCCGCGCAAGAGCGCCTTCCATGCCTGGCTGTCGATGTTGGCGAAGCAGAAGCTCTTTCCTGGCCGCCCGGAAGCCGTGCTCGGCAACCTGCCCCAGCCCGGGGAGCCCTCCTTCCTCGCCGCGCTTCCCCAGGCCCTGTTGGCCAATCCGCTCGGTCCCCTGGCCTTCGTGGGGCACAGTGATCTGGCCTGGAACTTCGGCTTCGCCCACCTGGACAACCTCTCCGAGAGCCGCGCGTCTCGCATCCTCTCGGCGCTCGAGGTCCTGGCGAAGGGCAGCCGGGTGGGGGTCGCGCTCGATGCGCTGATGCGCTCCTTCCGGGACGTGAATGACAGCCTGATGTCCGCCTACCAGGAGCGGCAGGAGGCGCTCGAGGAGGAGCGGCCCGACCCCACGGATCCCAAACGGCTCGGCTACCTCTGGATGCTCCGCAATGACTTGAGAGGCTATCTGCTGCTGGGAGATCCGGCGGTCCGGCTCCAGTTCCGGCGAGCCACGAGATAGGCAGAAGGCTTTCGACGCGTTCAGGAGGAAACACGGCCCTGGGAGCGCTCGCAGTCGGCGTAACGCCTCTGGGCTCGCGCTTCGCGCTCATTGAGATAGGTCTCGCGCAGGTCCGGCGTCAGGCAGTCCTTGTTGTCCTGACGCAGATGTCGCTGAAGTTCAGGGATCGACAGGAGGGTCCAGATCTTCGCTGTCCTGTCACTGCCGGCGGTCACGAGGTGCCGGCCATCCGGGCTGAAGGCAACGGATTGGACCGGCCCGGTGTGTCCTTGCAGGAGGAGGGGTTCGCCCTTTCCGTCCGCCCGCCACACCCGAGCCGTCCCATCATCTCCCGAGGTGGCGATGCTCTGGCCGTCCGGGCTGAAGGCGGCGAACCGGATCGCCCCCTGGTGTCCTCGAAGCACGAGAGGCTCGCCCGTTCCATCCGCTCGCCACACGCGCGCCGTCCCGTCATCTCCCGAGGTGACGACTCGCTGGCCCTCCGGACTGAAGACAGCGTGCGTCACCACGCCCGCATGCCCTCGCAGAACGAGGGGCTCGCCCGTCCCATCCGCCCGCCACACGCGCGCCGTCCCATCCAACGAGGCGGTGACGACACGCTGGCCGTCCGGGCTGAAGGCGGCGGAGATGACACCTCCCTTATGTACCGCGAGCACCACGGGCTCGCCCATCCCATCCGCCCACCACACGCGCGCAGTCCCATCCATCGAGGCAGTGACGACACGCTGGCCGTCCGGGCTGAAGGCGGCGGAGATGACCTGTCCCGCGTGTCCCCGCAGGACAAGGGGATCACCCGTTCCATCCGCCCGCCACACGCGCGCCGTCCCATCCAACGAGGCGGTGACGATGCGCTGGCCGTCTGGGCTGAAGGCGGCGGATTGCACCTGCGCCGCGTGCCCTCGCAGCACCAGGGGCTCGCCCGTGCCATCCGCCCGCCATACGCGCGCCGTGCCATCCCACGAGGCGGTAACGATGCGCTGGCCGTCCGGGCTGAAGACGGCGGACACGACCGCCTCCGCGTGCCGCCGGAGCACCCTGGGCTCCGTCGGGCCTCCGGCCCGCCACACGCACGCCGTGCCGTCCCACGAAGCGGTGACGATACGCTGCCCATCCGGGCTGAAGACGGCGGACATGACCAACCCCTTGTGTCCCTTCAACTCCACGGGCTGTCCCGTTCCATTGGCTTGCCACACGCGCGCCGTCCCATCCCAGGAAGCGGTGGCGATGGACCGGCCATCCGGGCTGAAGACGGCGGACTGCACTTGCGCCGTGTGCCCCTTGAGCACCACGGGTTCGCCCGTTCCATCCGCCCGCCACACGCGCGCCGTGCCATCCCACGAGGCGGTGACGACGCGCTGCCCCTCCGGGCTGAAGGCGGCGGACATGACTGCTCTCAGGTGCCCCCTGAGCACCACGGGCTCGCCCGTTCCATCCGTCCGCCACACGCGCGCCGTCCTATCCTCACTGGCGGTGACGACGTGTCGCCCATCTGGGCTGAAAGCGGCGAACATGACGGCTCCCCTGTGCCCCACGAGCACCACGGGCGCACCCGTTCCATCCGCCCGCCACACACGCGCCGTCTCGTCCGCGCTGGCGGTGACGACGCGCTGCCCATCCGGGCTGAAGGTGGCGGAGTGCACCTGCGCCACATGCTTCAGCACCACGGGCTCACCCGATCCATCCGCCCGCCATACGCGCGCCGTCCCGTCGAAGGACGCGGTGACCACGAACCGCCCATCCGGGCTGAAGGCGGCGGACGCGATCGGTCCGGTGTGTCCCTTCAGCTCCACGGGCGGGCCCGTCCCGTCCACCCGCCACACCAGAGCCAGGCCGTCCCACGAGGCGGTGACGACGAACTGACCATCCGGAGAGAAGGCCGCGGAGGAGAGAAACCCCTTTTGTCCCTTCAACTCCACGGGCGGGTCCGTGCCATCCGTCCGCCACACCTGGGCTGTTCCATTCACACTGGCGGTGACGACGTGCTGGCCATCCGGGCTGAAGCGGGCCGCGTAGAGCGCTCCCGGGGCGCGGAACGTCACCTCTGGAGCGCTCCTCGCCAGGGCTCCGTGCGCGAGGGTCGCCCACCCCCGGATCCGCTCTGGCCGACGGATTTCGAGCAGCAGCTTCATCGCCATCGCGGACTGGCCGCGCTCGAGCAACTCCCGCGACCCCGACATCAAGGACTGGTTGCGAGCCCGCTCCGCCTGCGCCCGCGCCCACAGGAACAGGCCCCCCATCACCATGGCCACCGCCAGTGCCACCACGGAGATGGCCCGCAGCCGCCGCCAGCGGGCCCGCTCCCGTTCGAGTTGCCGCCGTGACGCCTCCTCCCTCAGCCGCTCCCGCCGGAGCTCGAAGACCTTCCTCGCCAGCCAGTCGTGGCCGAGCTCGAAGTAGCGGCTGCCGTGGTGCTCTCCAGCCAGCAGCACCGCGGTGCCCTCCAGGGTGGTCAGCACCCGCTCGGCCTGCCCCGGGGGGAGCGCGGCCTGCGCCTGCCGTTCCGTCAGCAACGCCCGGCTGCCGTCGCTGGCCACCAGGTGCTCCTCCAGCAGCCGCCGGGCATCCCCCGCCAGGGGCCCCAGCCCTTCCAACGTCGCATCCAGGTAGCGGTGCAGGATGGGCTCGGCCTCCACCGGCCCCAGCACCACGTTCCCGGCGGCGCGCTCCTCCCAGAGGGCGCGGCAGACGATCTGCGCGAAGGCGGCCTGCACCTCCGCCTCCTCCGTGGTGTCCTGTCCCGGCATCCGGACCTGGAGCATCAACTCCCGCAGCTCGTGCGGGGGCCAGTGCTGCGCGGGGGTGCCGGAGGCCGCCAGTCTACGAGCCACCTCCGCCATTTCGCGCACCATCAGCGGTCCGAGCCGGCAGCCGTGCTCCAGCAACTCCGCCGCACCGCGCAACCGCTCCCGGAATCGTCCCAGGTAGTCCTCGCGCAGCAGCAGCACGAGCTGCAGTCCCCGGACGGGGCCGCGGGCCAGGTGCACCAGTCCCTCGATCAATGCATCCGTCTGCTCCGGGTCGCACCCGGGAAGGAGGAGTTGCTCGAGCTGATCCAGGTAGAGCAACACCGGCCGGTCCGAGCGCCGCTCCGCCAGCCGCACCGCTTCCTCGAGCGCCTCGTCCGGGCGCATCCCCGCGGGCGGCGCGCCGAGCCGCAGATCCGCGAACATCGCATGGACGAGCCACTCGAGAGGCGCGTGGCGGTCCAGCCACCCTTCGACGCGGACCACGCGGAACTCATGCTTCTCCTCCAGCAGGGGAATCACTCCGGCCCGCATCAACGAGGACTTGCCCGCGCCCGAGGGTCCGAAGAGCAGGAAGCAGGGCCAGGCGAGGATGCCTTGCACCACCCTGCGCGTGGACTCCTCCCGGCCGAAGAAGCGGTTTCGTTCGCTCGCTCGGTAGGGCTGGGGTCCCAGGAAGGGATTGGCGGAGCCGCTCATCCCCTCCCCTCGGCCGCCAGCGCCTCGAGCCAGTCCTCCAGCGCCTCATCCGTCGATTCACACGCCCTCACCCCGGTCTTTCCAGGCAGTCCCCTGCCCTCCTCCCACAACTCCTGCTCGCGACCGCTGGGATCGAGGACGGCCATGCTGCCGCGCATCAGCGTGCGCTTGCCGAAGAGCTGGTAGAGCAGCATCCGGTGGCTCCAGTCCAACATGGACATCCCGACGAGCAGGAGCGGATGCAGGCTCAGGGCGCTCTGGATGGGCTCGACGAGCTCGAAGGGCAGCAGGCTCGACAGGCCGCGGACGCCCAGCAGGTAATCGTCCTCGGTGAGCAGCGGCCGGCTGAAGAGGTGGGCCGGCAGGTAGCCGGAGCAGAGCCGGAGCACCACCACGTCCCGCTCGGGCTCCAATCCGCTCGGGACCTGGCGCAACCGCTCCCAGCGAACGGCGCCCGCCTCGCGCCGCATCATCACGGCGTGTCCGTCCGCGTTCGACGAAGGCTGGATGACGTAGAGCGTGAGCCGCGGATGCTGCTCGGCGATGGCCTGTTCCAGCACGGGCAGGCGCAGCAGGGTGATGTGCACCCCGGGCCCGAGCCGGCGTGCCAACAGACGCACCAGGGGCGGCATGAAGTGCGCCTGGCCGAACACCTCCTGGAACTCGTAGTCCAGCTCCTCCTGCCCGATGCGCAGCGCGAAGTGCTGCGCCAGGGTGCTCAGTGGCAGCTCGTATGGCACGGGGAGCTCCTTCTGGGTGAGCTCGCCCTGGAGCCGCTCGCGCAGGCCTCGGAAGTCGGGCGCCTCTTCCTCCCAGCGATTTCCCAACAGCAACGTGAAGGGTTGCTCCAGCAGCCGCCCCAGGGCGGCGGGCGGTGGGGACACCTCCGTCCGGGTGGTAGCCGCCAGGGGCGGGGGCGAGACCTTGCGCGCCTTGAAATCGAACAGCACCGGATCGCGGCCACGCAGGTACAGCACGGGGGAGAACGCCTCGGCACTCCCCTCCAGCTCCGCCAGGACGCTGCGCCGGGCCTCGTTGAGGCTGAGCGCCACGTCGCCCTCTTCCCGGGCCGCACGCGTGAGCGCGCGGTAGAACGCACGCGAGCAGCGAAGGGCCACGTCCATCCGCACCGGCCAGAGGTAGGCGACCACCGCATCCGCCGCGGTGCGCGCCAGCAGCTCCGCCGCGCTCGCCAGGGCGCCAGGGCTCGCTCCCTCACAGGCCTCCAGGACGATGAGCCGCAAGGGACCCTGGCCCCATGCCCCATGGAGCTGCTGCGCCAGCAACTCCACCGAGACCCAGCTCTCCTCGTCCTCCTCGTCCGCCAGCCGCAGGACGGGTCTTCCCTCGTGCAGGCCCCCGTGTCCGATGAAGTGGAGGATGTGAGGCTCGGGCTGGCGCCTCAGGCGCTCGAAGAGCGCGGCCTTGCGGGACCTGGGTCCCGTGAGGGGCTCGAGCCACTCGATCTCGCCCGAGGCGAGACTCTCGTGAAGCGTCCCCTGCAACCGGGAGAGGGAGTGGGGGTGCAGCGGCGCGATGGCGAGCAGCCGCACCGCGCCCCGCACCTCGCGCGGTTGCCAGGGCTCGGGCGAGCGCACGCCTCGCACCGGCAACAGGCTCGCCGAGTTCCCCAGGAACTCGAAGTCCCTTCCGGGCTCACAGAGGGCCTCCCAGGGGAAGCCTTGGAGGTCCGCATCCTGGAGCATGAACCGCAGCAGGACGGGCC
This DNA window, taken from Cystobacter ferrugineus, encodes the following:
- a CDS encoding fibronectin type III domain-containing protein, producing the protein MFPRALGGGLAASLALLPLAAWSQQTDTTPPSPGTVWDGIGIDRDELDYAGILQADWGQSPRFSDPESDIIAYSIGVGTRPCSTEVHAYKSVGLILSYTLFDLNLIPGQRYYVTIRATNGAGLATHVSSDGVLILPKDGNTDGAPAPLPGGECTPGGPIPTPDAGSDGGAPDTPPDAGSPPDAGISPDAGTPDDGGTLEAPLGWGCTTGGPGGLAMMALSVLGLVIRLRRVRPR
- a CDS encoding carbon-nitrogen hydrolase family protein, which produces MTTPPRFKAAAVQAAPAFLDLDAGVDKAERLIAEAASQGAALIAFPETWLPGYPFWIWLGAPAWGMRFVQRYFDQSLMVDGPHMARLREAARRHGIHVVMGYSERSGSSLYMGQALIGPEGGLIAARRKLKPTHAERTVFGEGDGGDLKVHTTALGRLGALNCWEHVQPLVKQAMFTQGEQLHVGSWPSFSLYRDMAYALGPEVNLAASRMYAVEGSCFVIGACATVSEEMTALLCDAPDRAKMLLPGGGFSMIFGPDGRPLAQPLDERAEGLVYADIDLGLIPLAKAVADPVGHYSRPDVLRLMFNATPHQLTERFDGRFDTEPNQAGKP
- a CDS encoding CHAT domain-containing protein, which codes for MHLLGPGFDADALHALARRLKTAAEGGMPLEPELARQVQALHRALIQGDLQAVLERLREASDGGPVLLRFMLQDADLQGFPWEALCEPGRDFEFLGNSASLLPVRGVRSPEPWQPREVRGAVRLLAIAPLHPHSLSRLQGTLHESLASGEIEWLEPLTGPRSRKAALFERLRRQPEPHILHFIGHGGLHEGRPVLRLADEEDEESWVSVELLAQQLHGAWGQGPLRLIVLEACEGASPGALASAAELLARTAADAVVAYLWPVRMDVALRCSRAFYRALTRAAREEGDVALSLNEARRSVLAELEGSAEAFSPVLYLRGRDPVLFDFKARKVSPPPLAATTRTEVSPPPAALGRLLEQPFTLLLGNRWEEEAPDFRGLRERLQGELTQKELPVPYELPLSTLAQHFALRIGQEELDYEFQEVFGQAHFMPPLVRLLARRLGPGVHITLLRLPVLEQAIAEQHPRLTLYVIQPSSNADGHAVMMRREAGAVRWERLRQVPSGLEPERDVVVLRLCSGYLPAHLFSRPLLTEDDYLLGVRGLSSLLPFELVEPIQSALSLHPLLLVGMSMLDWSHRMLLYQLFGKRTLMRGSMAVLDPSGREQELWEEGRGLPGKTGVRACESTDEALEDWLEALAAEGRG